Proteins encoded within one genomic window of Variovorax sp. OAS795:
- a CDS encoding AlpA family transcriptional regulator, whose amino-acid sequence MQKIDIQLPPGDPIDLWDLTRLIAKSICPSLREAEDYAWLQKKLVKLPTLDLEMQSDMTTGERATLLHILPGLPPRAGMSAQDREVFMDAYLKHPDRLPWKPVFVSEEEVAANGLQILQIQEKHRLALQHAIASGKLIAFDQHHINESRAGKNIFIRREDALDYLKAHRLRTAEDPSILSILSAPRPKASATKAATSAKAFAADHQREPVKADSFEAPKATTAQVDFAAPVTTPISASTPPPRAKRLSSQQNGNAHQSPKKSIETSVEPDRHNTATVILRRRQVEARTSLSRSAIYDRLDPNSPRYDPTFPKQVKLGSSSVGWLESEIENWLTARTRASRL is encoded by the coding sequence GTGCAGAAGATCGACATCCAACTCCCTCCCGGCGATCCCATCGATCTTTGGGACTTGACCAGACTCATCGCCAAGTCCATCTGTCCGAGTCTGCGCGAGGCCGAAGACTATGCTTGGCTACAGAAAAAGCTCGTCAAGTTGCCCACCTTGGATCTGGAAATGCAGTCCGACATGACAACCGGGGAGCGGGCTACGTTACTTCACATTTTGCCGGGCTTGCCACCTCGCGCCGGCATGTCCGCGCAAGATCGAGAGGTGTTCATGGACGCCTATCTGAAGCATCCTGATCGTCTCCCCTGGAAACCAGTGTTTGTGAGCGAAGAAGAGGTCGCGGCCAACGGCCTTCAGATTCTCCAAATTCAGGAGAAACACCGCCTCGCGCTGCAGCACGCAATCGCATCCGGCAAACTCATCGCATTTGACCAGCATCACATCAACGAAAGCCGCGCAGGGAAGAACATCTTCATTCGTCGCGAAGATGCCTTGGATTACCTCAAGGCGCATCGGCTTCGTACGGCTGAAGATCCAAGCATTCTTTCCATCCTCTCAGCGCCGAGACCGAAAGCCTCGGCCACAAAAGCTGCAACATCAGCGAAAGCATTTGCAGCCGATCACCAACGCGAGCCGGTGAAAGCAGACTCGTTCGAAGCCCCAAAAGCGACGACAGCGCAAGTTGACTTCGCTGCCCCCGTGACCACACCAATCTCGGCGTCTACCCCCCCGCCAAGAGCGAAGCGTCTATCCTCCCAACAGAACGGCAACGCTCACCAATCACCGAAGAAGAGCATAGAGACTTCGGTCGAACCCGATCGGCACAACACCGCCACAGTGATCTTGCGCCGACGCCAAGTCGAGGCCCGAACCTCGTTGTCGCGCTCGGCCATCTATGATCGACTCGACCCAAACTCCCCGCGATACGACCCCACTTTTCCCAAACAAGTGAAGCTCGGCAGTTCAAGCGTCGGCTGGCTGGAAAGCGAAATTGAAAACTGGCTCACAGCGAGGACGCGCGCATCGCGCCTATGA